Proteins found in one Aneurinibacillus uraniidurans genomic segment:
- a CDS encoding DMT family transporter produces the protein MKSPLISYISLFFGVFALSTSAIFVKLADAPVTITAFYRMFFAAVMLLPFLLVNKKNRKELCSLSKKHWGLGLLSGVFLAAHYVLWFESLQYTSVASSTVIVTLQPLFSMAGGYFLFKERFSKGAIIGCLLAIVGSVVIGYKDFHISGQALFGDILAFISAGVITAYFFIGQHVRNMLSLIPYSIIGYASSALFLSMLAFSQQTSFVDYSPKTWLVFIGLAFVATILGQMIFNWLLKWLSTSVISMGILGETIGTCILAYFILDEVVSFQQGIGIALILIGLVVFLLQQRNNKSIKTTSD, from the coding sequence TTGAAATCACCACTTATTTCTTACATATCTTTGTTTTTTGGCGTATTTGCGTTATCTACTTCAGCCATTTTTGTAAAATTAGCAGATGCCCCTGTGACTATTACAGCATTCTATCGAATGTTTTTTGCAGCAGTAATGCTTTTACCATTTTTATTAGTAAATAAAAAGAATCGAAAGGAATTATGTTCGTTGTCAAAAAAACACTGGGGACTCGGGTTACTATCAGGTGTATTTTTAGCAGCCCATTATGTATTGTGGTTTGAATCGTTACAGTACACATCTGTAGCAAGCTCGACGGTAATCGTGACATTACAGCCGCTTTTTTCAATGGCTGGAGGCTATTTTCTATTTAAAGAGCGCTTCAGTAAAGGGGCTATAATCGGATGTCTCTTAGCGATTGTCGGAAGCGTTGTAATTGGATATAAAGATTTTCACATTAGTGGACAGGCGTTATTTGGTGATATACTTGCTTTTATTTCGGCGGGCGTCATTACAGCTTACTTCTTCATTGGCCAGCATGTGCGCAACATGCTATCTCTTATCCCATATTCAATCATCGGTTATGCCAGCAGTGCATTATTTTTAAGTATGTTGGCTTTCAGCCAGCAAACATCTTTCGTTGATTATTCCCCCAAAACATGGTTGGTCTTTATTGGATTAGCGTTTGTCGCAACCATATTAGGGCAAATGATTTTTAATTGGCTATTGAAATGGCTAAGTACCTCAGTTATTTCAATGGGCATATTAGGAGAGACGATTGGGACTTGTATACTCGCTTATTTCATTTTGGATGAGGTCGTTTCTTTCCAACAAGGTATCGGTATCGCACTTATCTTAATCGGTCTAGTAGTATTTTTACTACAGCAAAGAAATAACAAATCCATAAAGACTACCTCCGATTAA
- a CDS encoding DNA mismatch repair protein gives MNNKRSREELIEYGMKVLRTAGAHYVCDACIKGGNSCCSKCEYLEDGIGCTKRNTACTAWLCGIQKFFLQNIGLMSQWERFWSQVPGRYFREDETPDYVTIEHFINTEDVDERKGKLLAEKIRAYAQKGGDLGRLEIHLNNRYIFKKFESEKLK, from the coding sequence ATGAATAACAAACGTTCACGAGAAGAACTGATCGAATATGGAATGAAAGTTCTCCGAACAGCAGGAGCCCATTATGTTTGTGATGCTTGCATTAAAGGAGGAAACTCTTGCTGCTCAAAATGCGAGTACTTAGAGGATGGCATTGGATGTACAAAGAGAAATACCGCTTGTACAGCATGGTTATGTGGAATCCAAAAATTTTTCCTGCAAAACATCGGACTGATGAGTCAGTGGGAAAGATTTTGGAGTCAAGTACCTGGTCGATATTTTCGCGAGGATGAGACGCCTGATTATGTGACAATTGAGCACTTTATCAACACGGAAGACGTCGATGAGAGGAAAGGGAAGCTTTTAGCTGAAAAGATACGTGCATACGCCCAAAAAGGAGGCGACCTAGGAAGGTTAGAAATACACTTGAATAACCGATATATCTTTAAAAAATTTGAAAGTGAAAAACTAAAGTAA
- a CDS encoding cation diffusion facilitator family transporter, which translates to MTEDTVGTHKQNEKLIRFSILITFLMFSSQLVGGFITNSLAIMSDAWHLLSDLLALFLSWYAIKQTLKPADAKHTYGYHRFGSLAALINGLTLICISVFISYHAIIRIINPSPVHSTGMMWLALVGFVGTFLIVIVLRQGGQNINVRSALIHFLGDVLSYLGILIGGLVIKLTGWMLVDPILSGLFALIILKNAWLITKEAAEILLEAVPSEVSVEAVKARLLQEEDILNVLDLHIWGLSNEHISLSAHIQIHDMPVKDTDRILRKIEKVLLDEFKIAHTTIQLQTNENYHNKSKDTGALQVH; encoded by the coding sequence ATGACCGAAGATACGGTTGGGACTCATAAACAAAACGAAAAGCTGATTCGTTTCTCGATCTTAATTACATTTTTGATGTTTAGTAGTCAGCTCGTTGGCGGGTTTATTACGAATAGCTTAGCGATTATGTCAGATGCCTGGCATTTGCTAAGTGATCTTTTAGCGCTTTTCTTAAGCTGGTATGCCATTAAGCAAACGTTGAAACCGGCCGATGCGAAACACACATACGGATACCACCGGTTTGGTAGTCTAGCGGCACTGATTAATGGGTTAACCTTGATCTGTATTTCTGTTTTTATTTCGTATCATGCCATCATAAGAATCATTAATCCAAGCCCGGTTCATTCAACTGGGATGATGTGGTTGGCTCTGGTTGGCTTTGTGGGTACGTTCCTGATTGTGATTGTGTTACGGCAGGGCGGACAAAATATTAATGTAAGAAGTGCGTTGATTCACTTTTTAGGAGATGTACTGTCGTATCTGGGGATTCTCATCGGGGGTCTTGTGATTAAGCTGACGGGTTGGATGCTAGTTGATCCGATTTTAAGTGGATTGTTTGCGTTGATCATTCTCAAAAATGCCTGGCTTATTACGAAAGAAGCAGCTGAAATTTTATTAGAGGCGGTTCCGAGTGAGGTGTCTGTGGAAGCGGTGAAAGCGCGTCTTTTACAAGAGGAAGATATTTTGAATGTACTCGACCTGCATATTTGGGGTTTATCGAATGAACATATTTCGTTAAGTGCTCATATCCAGATTCATGATATGCCTGTTAAGGACACGGATCGTATTCTGCGGAAGATCGAAAAAGTTTTACTGGATGAATTTAAGATTGCTCATACTACGATTCAATTGCAGACGAACGAGAATTATCATAATAAATCGAAAGACACGGGTGCCTTACAAGTTCACTAG
- the pckA gene encoding phosphoenolpyruvate carboxykinase (ATP), producing MKLATNVSNVYFNLPVSQLIEMAIQRNGSRLSSSGAIASRTGKYTGRSPKDKFIVDEPGAHDQVDWETNQPLSPDHFDLLFQDLSHYIKDKELFVFDGFAGADEDYRLPIRVINEYAWHNLFAHQLFIRPTEDELAAHIAEFTVLCVPNFKANPQLHGTHSETFIVINFAKKLVLIGGTEYAGEIKKSIFTVMNYLLPQKNVLSMHCSANKGKDGDVALFFGLSGTGKTTLSADPNRMLIGDDEHGWSDNGVFNIEGGCYAKCINLSEEKEPEIFRAIQFGSVLENVVLDEHTSEANYDDNSLTENTRAAYPIHYIPNALIPSVAGHPNVIFFLTADAFGVLPPISKLTKEQAMFYFLSGYTSKLAGTERGVTEPEATFSTCFGAPFLPLSPSVYAEMLGEKIEQHQADVYLVNTGWAGGPYGIGKRMDLAYTRAMITAALTGELSKTEFELHPIFGLNMPKQCPNVPSDILNPRESWADKEAYDQQAMKLSNLFMENFKRFNQTSK from the coding sequence ATGAAACTAGCGACAAACGTATCTAATGTGTATTTTAATTTACCTGTAAGTCAATTAATTGAAATGGCCATCCAGCGTAATGGAAGTAGGCTGTCTTCTTCGGGGGCGATTGCTTCCCGTACCGGAAAATACACAGGCCGGTCTCCTAAAGATAAGTTTATTGTGGATGAACCTGGCGCACATGATCAAGTGGATTGGGAAACGAACCAACCGCTTTCTCCTGACCATTTTGATCTTCTTTTTCAAGATCTCTCTCATTATATTAAAGACAAAGAGCTCTTTGTCTTTGATGGATTTGCGGGCGCGGATGAAGACTACCGTCTCCCGATTCGTGTGATTAATGAGTACGCCTGGCATAATTTGTTTGCCCACCAGCTTTTTATTCGTCCAACCGAAGACGAGTTAGCCGCACATATCGCGGAATTTACCGTCCTGTGCGTCCCGAATTTCAAAGCGAATCCGCAATTACATGGCACGCATTCGGAAACCTTTATCGTGATTAATTTCGCTAAAAAGCTTGTGTTAATCGGGGGAACTGAGTACGCCGGGGAAATTAAGAAATCGATTTTTACCGTGATGAATTACCTTCTTCCACAGAAAAATGTGTTATCGATGCATTGTTCTGCGAATAAAGGAAAAGATGGCGATGTCGCTCTATTCTTTGGATTATCAGGAACAGGAAAAACCACGCTGTCAGCTGATCCTAACCGCATGCTGATTGGAGATGATGAGCACGGCTGGTCGGATAACGGTGTGTTTAATATCGAAGGTGGATGCTATGCGAAATGCATTAACCTGTCTGAAGAAAAAGAACCGGAAATCTTCCGTGCCATTCAATTTGGTTCGGTATTAGAAAATGTTGTCCTGGATGAGCATACGAGCGAAGCGAACTATGACGATAATAGCCTGACCGAAAATACGCGGGCCGCTTACCCGATTCATTATATTCCGAATGCGCTTATTCCAAGTGTAGCAGGGCACCCGAATGTTATTTTCTTCTTAACGGCTGATGCTTTTGGCGTTCTTCCGCCAATCTCGAAGCTGACAAAAGAACAAGCGATGTTTTACTTCCTTTCAGGCTATACCAGCAAGCTGGCTGGAACAGAACGTGGGGTCACCGAGCCTGAAGCGACGTTTTCGACATGCTTTGGTGCACCGTTCCTTCCGCTTTCTCCGAGTGTATACGCAGAGATGCTTGGTGAGAAGATTGAACAGCATCAAGCAGACGTATACTTAGTCAACACGGGCTGGGCAGGGGGACCTTACGGAATTGGCAAGCGGATGGATCTTGCTTATACTCGTGCGATGATTACAGCAGCTCTTACAGGTGAATTGAGCAAAACGGAGTTTGAATTGCATCCGATCTTTGGACTCAATATGCCGAAACAATGTCCAAACGTGCCGTCAGATATTTTGAATCCTCGGGAGAGCTGGGCAGATAAAGAGGCGTATGATCAACAGGCTATGAAATTGTCTAATCTTTTTATGGAGAATTTCAAGCGTTTTAACCAAACTAGTAAATAG
- a CDS encoding ArsR/SmtB family transcription factor, translating into MDTMIIFKALSNDTRVQILKWLKNPDENFGPQLYLPPDADFEGGICVGSIQEKTGLAQSVISSYLMLMKKAGLLESKRYGQWTYYRRNEETIRKLADYIKNEV; encoded by the coding sequence ATGGATACCATGATAATCTTTAAAGCTTTGTCTAATGATACCCGCGTGCAAATTTTGAAGTGGTTAAAAAATCCGGATGAAAATTTCGGTCCACAATTGTATTTACCACCGGATGCTGACTTTGAAGGAGGGATATGTGTAGGAAGCATTCAAGAAAAAACAGGATTAGCGCAATCCGTGATTTCCAGCTATTTGATGCTCATGAAGAAAGCTGGACTTTTGGAATCTAAGCGATACGGGCAATGGACCTATTACCGGAGAAATGAAGAAACGATTCGTAAATTGGCCGACTATATCAAAAATGAAGTGTAG
- a CDS encoding ArsR/SmtB family transcription factor, which produces MNTSDMQQFKADFFKALSHPLRIRILELLAEGDKSVNEIQSSLNSEGSAVSQQLSLLRAKNIVVGTKDGKRVVYSLRDPMIINLLAVAKEIFNNHLIDTISMLEELDE; this is translated from the coding sequence ATGAACACGAGTGATATGCAGCAATTTAAAGCAGATTTTTTTAAAGCTTTATCCCATCCTTTACGAATTCGTATTCTCGAATTACTGGCAGAAGGGGACAAAAGTGTAAACGAAATTCAAAGCAGCCTCAATAGTGAAGGTTCTGCGGTTTCTCAACAACTCAGCCTCCTGCGCGCCAAAAATATCGTTGTCGGAACGAAAGATGGAAAACGGGTCGTATATTCTCTTCGTGATCCAATGATTATCAATTTGCTCGCTGTCGCGAAGGAAATTTTCAACAACCATTTAATCGATACCATCTCGATGCTGGAAGAACTGGATGAATAA
- a CDS encoding MFS transporter, whose amino-acid sequence MEKNSPLFFIALGIFGIINTELGVVGILPMIMEKYNVTAALAGMLVSSFALIIALFGPWMTLLLSRLNRKTVLIGILLLFAVSNVISAFAPNFYVLMVFRMIPAFFHPVYFSIAFVLAAALSVKEEVAKASAKVFLGVSMGMVLGIPLTSYIANQFSLSTSFLFSAIVNGIACVGIGVMVPFIPVKEKISFGRQLKILYKPALWLNIAATCFILAAMFSVYSYFAEYLGQRFDMGGKLISVMLVIFGVCGVAGNWYAGKLLSYRMLRTVLLYPVALGICYLLLFYMETSLLLLCGIIIVWGAIHTSGLIVSQIWLTSEAPEAPEFANSLFVSFSNLGVTIGTAIGGWFISRLGIAAVVWSGLLFVILSFLCIAVKTIYFDLNIKSSEKAMVTEED is encoded by the coding sequence ATGGAAAAAAACAGCCCCCTATTTTTTATTGCTCTAGGTATATTTGGCATTATCAATACTGAGCTTGGTGTAGTTGGAATTTTGCCGATGATCATGGAGAAGTATAACGTTACCGCAGCACTGGCTGGAATGCTTGTTAGTTCATTTGCTCTTATTATTGCTCTGTTTGGTCCTTGGATGACGTTATTACTGTCAAGGTTGAACCGTAAGACAGTATTAATAGGCATTCTGCTTCTATTTGCTGTCTCTAATGTGATTTCGGCTTTTGCTCCGAACTTTTATGTACTTATGGTTTTCCGAATGATTCCCGCTTTCTTTCATCCGGTTTATTTCTCCATTGCCTTCGTATTAGCCGCTGCATTATCGGTAAAGGAAGAGGTCGCGAAGGCAAGCGCAAAGGTATTTCTTGGAGTCAGTATGGGCATGGTATTGGGAATTCCGCTTACTTCCTATATTGCAAATCAATTTTCACTAAGCACTTCGTTTTTATTTTCTGCTATTGTGAATGGGATCGCGTGCGTTGGAATAGGAGTAATGGTTCCATTCATACCTGTAAAGGAAAAAATCTCATTTGGAAGACAGCTTAAGATATTGTATAAGCCCGCTTTGTGGTTAAATATCGCTGCCACGTGCTTCATACTTGCTGCTATGTTCTCCGTATATAGTTATTTTGCTGAATATTTAGGACAGAGATTCGACATGGGCGGAAAGCTTATTAGCGTGATGCTTGTGATTTTCGGTGTTTGCGGTGTGGCAGGTAACTGGTATGCAGGAAAGCTGTTAAGCTATCGCATGTTGAGAACCGTACTGCTTTATCCTGTAGCTTTAGGAATTTGCTATTTACTTCTTTTTTATATGGAAACATCGCTACTTCTACTATGTGGGATTATCATTGTATGGGGAGCAATTCATACAAGTGGACTTATTGTAAGTCAAATTTGGCTAACATCAGAAGCTCCAGAGGCTCCGGAATTTGCTAACAGTTTATTTGTGTCTTTTTCAAATTTGGGTGTGACGATTGGTACAGCGATTGGGGGCTGGTTTATATCTCGGCTCGGAATAGCAGCAGTCGTTTGGAGTGGTTTACTTTTTGTAATTTTGTCGTTTTTATGTATTGCCGTCAAAACCATATATTTCGACTTAAATATAAAGTCATCTGAAAAAGCTATGGTTACGGAAGAAGATTGA
- a CDS encoding metalloregulator ArsR/SmtB family transcription factor: MERSLEEVIEVLKLAADKTRLTILLLLQEKELCVCDLVEMIGISQPGISQHLRKMKQAGIVLERRQGTWMYYRLDESAHPVVQAILQHAPSLKEKLEVYEKQRSSTMCESENNCKKDQ; the protein is encoded by the coding sequence GTGGAGCGTTCCCTTGAAGAAGTGATTGAGGTATTAAAATTGGCCGCAGATAAAACACGGCTTACTATTTTACTGCTTTTACAAGAGAAAGAGTTGTGTGTATGTGATTTAGTCGAAATGATTGGAATCTCTCAGCCAGGAATTAGTCAACATTTACGAAAAATGAAGCAAGCAGGGATAGTACTGGAACGCAGACAAGGAACATGGATGTATTATCGATTAGATGAATCGGCTCATCCGGTGGTTCAGGCTATTCTTCAGCATGCACCTTCCCTTAAAGAAAAACTAGAAGTGTATGAAAAACAAAGAAGTTCAACGATGTGTGAAAGTGAAAACAACTGTAAAAAGGATCAGTGA
- a CDS encoding XRE family transcriptional regulator, producing MSAQNILNSKTTLEYLVLVNERSYSAIGRELNITPQQFSDWIKKRRPIPQERLKTLSDYFDIDESYLVDENNFTKNLDPINKIDIQMLLIKKKINEGVEETEHYLEHIQKLQKEKAKQIRIGRLASILHHDDEEIDRGIDLFLTEMEQLIRGKRND from the coding sequence ATGAGTGCTCAGAACATCTTAAATTCTAAAACTACATTAGAATACCTCGTATTGGTCAATGAACGGTCTTATTCAGCGATCGGTAGGGAGTTAAATATTACTCCTCAACAATTTTCGGATTGGATTAAGAAACGCAGACCGATTCCGCAAGAAAGATTAAAAACACTTAGTGACTATTTTGATATCGATGAATCGTATCTAGTGGATGAGAATAATTTCACAAAAAATCTCGACCCAATTAATAAGATTGATATCCAAATGCTGCTTATTAAGAAAAAAATAAATGAAGGTGTTGAGGAGACAGAGCATTATCTAGAACATATCCAGAAGCTTCAAAAGGAAAAAGCGAAACAAATTCGTATTGGAAGATTGGCTTCGATACTCCATCATGATGATGAAGAAATAGACCGAGGAATCGACCTATTCTTGACAGAAATGGAGCAACTGATAAGGGGGAAACGAAATGACTAA
- a CDS encoding helix-turn-helix transcriptional regulator has translation MNNLRLGQTVLHYRKKNGMTIREFADYAGISTSLISQIERGQANPSLSVLELIAKALNVPLFTLFINEINTDSLISRKHDRKKVYREDRHHVVYDVLTPDFMKAHIKLLLMDLHANASTTESYYSHDDQEEIAVIMKGQAYVELEGTEYCLDEGDVVRIPPNVRHRFLNKSDEPIHILFVLTPALV, from the coding sequence ATGAACAATCTTCGCCTTGGACAAACGGTATTACATTATCGTAAAAAGAACGGGATGACAATTCGTGAGTTCGCCGATTATGCAGGAATCAGCACTTCACTTATTAGCCAAATAGAAAGAGGACAAGCGAATCCTTCGTTAAGTGTGCTAGAGCTCATTGCAAAAGCATTAAATGTGCCTCTCTTTACCCTCTTCATTAATGAAATTAATACGGATTCGCTTATATCGAGGAAGCATGATCGAAAGAAAGTATATCGCGAAGATCGTCACCATGTTGTCTATGATGTGTTAACGCCAGACTTTATGAAAGCACATATTAAACTCTTACTGATGGATTTACATGCAAACGCAAGCACTACCGAAAGTTACTATTCACACGATGATCAAGAAGAAATTGCTGTCATCATGAAAGGTCAAGCGTATGTTGAACTGGAAGGCACCGAATATTGTTTAGATGAGGGTGATGTCGTACGCATTCCGCCAAATGTTAGACACCGATTTTTGAACAAAAGTGATGAACCGATTCATATCTTATTTGTACTAACTCCAGCGTTAGTTTAA
- a CDS encoding SulP family inorganic anion transporter — MRGLFTGRFQGYSLKHFQKDLLAGVIVGVIAIPLAMAFAIASGVKPEYGIYTTCIAGALISLFGGSKYQIGGPTGAFIPILFGIMITYGYENLLVAGLLAGIMLCLMGMFRLGSLIAFIPRPVIVGFTSGIAVIIFAGQIASFLGLTGVTKHEGFIDNLKEIAIHIDTINLYSIAIALICFVIMIVTPKFLPKVPGSLLGLIISSAIASLFFSEHVPTIGTAFGTISSTPPHFHLPAMTWEKIKQLLAPAFVIAILGAIESLLSAVVADGMTNSKHNSNRELIGQGIANIITPLFGGIPATGAIARTATNIKSGAVSPISGVVHGVFVFVTLLLLAPYASAIPLASMAPVLMLVAWNMSERKHFAHILTLKTGDSLVLLVTFLLTVFTSLTTAVEVGLVLAVILFAKRMSEMLVIAKVLPDHSQKHEKVLPHVVNKAHDCPQISMFTIEGPLFFGAAQTFEQSIMATIHSRPKVLILRLGKVPFMDTTGESYFKSIVQHFTKQGGVLLVSGAAPELKETVKKTDLYDEIGEEHFFDHTGDALNYALAHIETTQCTGCKHFAFHECAQLSHQVEEKQGAKTNETSDKRI; from the coding sequence ATGAGGGGATTATTTACCGGTAGATTTCAAGGATATTCGCTCAAGCATTTTCAAAAAGATCTGCTGGCTGGTGTGATTGTAGGTGTAATTGCCATTCCGCTTGCGATGGCGTTTGCGATTGCTTCGGGGGTAAAACCGGAATACGGCATTTATACAACGTGTATTGCCGGGGCTTTGATTTCATTATTTGGTGGTTCAAAATATCAAATCGGGGGACCTACAGGCGCGTTTATCCCGATCCTGTTCGGAATTATGATTACGTATGGCTACGAAAATTTACTCGTTGCCGGTTTGCTGGCCGGGATCATGCTTTGCCTTATGGGGATGTTTCGGCTTGGCTCTCTGATTGCCTTTATTCCACGTCCCGTAATCGTCGGATTCACTTCTGGTATCGCCGTCATTATTTTTGCTGGACAAATCGCTAGTTTTCTTGGCCTGACGGGTGTTACCAAACACGAGGGGTTTATTGACAATCTTAAGGAAATTGCGATCCATATCGATACCATCAATCTGTATAGTATTGCGATTGCCTTGATTTGTTTTGTAATTATGATCGTTACACCTAAATTTTTGCCTAAAGTACCGGGTTCTTTACTTGGATTGATTATCTCGAGTGCGATAGCATCCTTATTTTTTTCCGAGCATGTGCCTACCATTGGTACCGCATTCGGGACCATTTCGAGTACGCCGCCTCATTTTCATCTGCCGGCTATGACATGGGAGAAAATTAAACAGTTGCTCGCTCCTGCGTTTGTGATTGCCATACTGGGCGCAATTGAGTCCCTTTTGTCTGCTGTCGTTGCAGATGGGATGACGAACAGTAAGCATAACAGCAACCGAGAACTGATTGGACAAGGGATTGCGAACATCATCACACCTTTATTCGGAGGAATTCCGGCAACCGGGGCGATTGCACGGACAGCGACGAACATTAAGAGTGGAGCGGTTTCACCAATTTCCGGGGTTGTCCACGGGGTATTTGTTTTCGTAACGCTATTGCTTTTAGCTCCGTATGCATCTGCGATTCCGCTGGCCAGTATGGCTCCGGTTTTAATGCTGGTAGCCTGGAACATGAGTGAGCGGAAACATTTCGCCCATATTCTTACGCTAAAAACAGGGGACTCTCTTGTTTTACTTGTGACGTTTTTGCTTACTGTGTTCACGAGCTTAACGACAGCAGTGGAAGTAGGGCTTGTATTAGCTGTCATTTTGTTTGCCAAACGCATGAGTGAAATGCTTGTTATTGCCAAGGTGCTCCCGGATCACAGCCAAAAGCATGAAAAGGTTCTGCCGCATGTCGTGAATAAAGCGCACGATTGTCCGCAAATTAGCATGTTCACGATAGAAGGGCCGCTTTTCTTTGGGGCTGCGCAAACGTTTGAACAGAGTATTATGGCCACGATTCACTCTCGGCCTAAAGTTTTGATTTTACGTCTGGGAAAAGTTCCATTTATGGATACAACGGGAGAATCGTATTTTAAAAGCATTGTTCAGCATTTTACGAAGCAGGGAGGAGTACTTCTCGTTTCGGGAGCTGCTCCTGAATTAAAGGAAACCGTCAAGAAGACAGACCTGTATGATGAAATCGGCGAAGAACACTTCTTCGATCATACAGGGGATGCTCTTAATTATGCGCTTGCTCACATTGAAACTACTCAATGTACAGGCTGTAAACATTTTGCTTTTCATGAATGCGCACAACTTTCTCATCAAGTAGAAGAAAAACAGGGGGCGAAAACGAATGAAACTAGCGACAAACGTATCTAA
- a CDS encoding alpha/beta hydrolase, translated as MNILKVNGVDLVYDSFGNENDEAIILIAGLGTQMIRWTVPFCRILAARGFRVIRFDNRDAGCSTHFSHYRALDFDALATALMSGQRPDIPYTLDDMSDDAIGLLDALSIDRAHFVGRSMGGMIAQIAASEYPERVLSLTSIMSSSGNPALPQSAPDVMAMMTKPAPNPFEDEAGFLAHSLSFAKRIAGTGYPFEEDAYRTLILEEVQRAYDPGSVGRQIAAIAVSGDRRPRLATIKVPVLVIHGVDDPLFVPACGEDTASAIPSAELMLVNGMGHDLPHQLYKVTADGIERTARRN; from the coding sequence ATGAACATCCTAAAAGTCAACGGCGTCGATTTGGTCTATGACAGTTTCGGTAACGAAAACGACGAGGCTATTATCCTAATCGCCGGGCTTGGAACCCAGATGATCCGATGGACGGTTCCGTTTTGTCGAATATTAGCAGCGCGGGGCTTTCGCGTGATCCGCTTTGACAATCGCGACGCAGGTTGCTCGACGCACTTTAGCCATTATCGGGCGCTGGATTTTGACGCACTGGCGACTGCTCTCATGTCGGGACAACGACCGGACATCCCCTACACTCTCGATGACATGTCCGACGACGCTATCGGACTGCTAGATGCCCTTTCAATTGACCGGGCACATTTCGTTGGCAGGTCGATGGGCGGAATGATCGCCCAGATTGCAGCCAGTGAGTACCCTGAACGGGTTTTATCGCTCACCTCCATTATGTCCAGTTCCGGTAATCCCGCCCTTCCGCAATCTGCCCCGGATGTCATGGCGATGATGACTAAACCGGCGCCGAACCCATTTGAGGATGAAGCAGGATTTTTGGCGCACAGCCTCTCTTTTGCCAAACGCATCGCCGGCACCGGCTATCCGTTTGAAGAGGACGCTTATCGGACGCTCATTCTGGAGGAAGTACAGCGAGCCTACGATCCAGGCAGTGTCGGACGACAAATTGCAGCGATCGCTGTCTCCGGTGACCGTCGTCCGCGGCTGGCGACCATAAAAGTACCAGTACTTGTCATTCATGGGGTGGACGATCCCCTGTTCGTCCCGGCGTGTGGCGAGGACACGGCTTCTGCCATCCCGAGTGCCGAGCTAATGTTGGTTAACGGCATGGGACACGACCTTCCGCACCAACTGTACAAAGTAACCGCTGATGGCATAGAGCGAACGGCTCGTCGCAATTGA